In Streptococcus uberis, a single window of DNA contains:
- a CDS encoding PTS system mannose/fructose/sorbose family transporter subunit IID: MTGSNKLVKSDYTKTALRAFFLQNGFNYSNYQGLGYANVIFPALKKHYGDDKKALAEAVEENIEFYNTNPHFLPFVTSLHLAMIDNDRPEEEVRGIKMALMGPLAGIGDSLSQFCLAPLFSTIAASLATDGLVLGPILFFVCMNVILTTIKLITGHYGYKLGTGFIEKLSEQMEVISRAANIVGVTVISSLAATQVKLTIPYTFAPDKVTSASQKIVTVQGMLDKIAPAMLPVLYTFLMYYLIKHKKWTTYKLVILTVIIGIIGSWLGILA, encoded by the coding sequence ATGACTGGATCTAATAAACTTGTTAAAAGCGATTATACTAAAACTGCATTACGTGCCTTTTTTCTACAAAATGGTTTTAACTACAGCAATTATCAAGGTTTAGGATATGCTAATGTTATTTTCCCAGCACTTAAAAAGCATTATGGAGATGATAAAAAAGCTTTAGCTGAGGCAGTTGAAGAAAATATTGAATTCTACAATACAAATCCACATTTTCTACCTTTTGTTACGAGTCTCCATCTAGCTATGATTGATAATGATCGTCCTGAAGAAGAAGTACGTGGGATTAAGATGGCACTAATGGGGCCATTAGCTGGTATTGGTGATTCCTTATCACAATTCTGTTTAGCACCTTTATTCTCAACCATTGCTGCTTCATTAGCAACTGATGGTTTAGTATTAGGACCAATCTTATTCTTTGTCTGTATGAATGTCATTTTAACAACTATTAAACTCATTACAGGACATTATGGATACAAACTTGGTACAGGATTTATTGAAAAACTCAGTGAACAAATGGAAGTCATTTCACGGGCTGCAAATATTGTAGGGGTAACGGTTATTTCTAGTTTGGCTGCAACTCAAGTGAAATTGACAATTCCATATACTTTTGCTCCTGATAAAGTTACAAGTGCTAGTCAAAAAATTGTTACCGTCCAAGGTATGCTGGATAAAATTGCACCAGCTATGTTACCAGTACTTTACACATTCCTAATGTATTATTTAATAAAACATAAAAAATGGACAACATACAAACTTGTAATCCTTACAGTCATTATCGGAATTATCGGTAGTTGGTTAGGAATTCTTGCTTAA
- a CDS encoding PTS mannose/fructose/sorbose/N-acetylgalactosamine transporter subunit IIC, with translation MDITIIQAILIGLWTAFCFSGMLLGLYTNRCIVLSLGVGIILGDIQTALAVGAISELAYMGFGVGAGGTVPPNPIGPGIFGTLMAITTVATKDKITPEAALALSTPIAVGIQFLQTAIYTAFAGAPETAKKALREGNFKKFKVAANGTIWAFAAVGFALGLIGALSMQTLTNLFALIPPVLLNGLTLAGKMLPAIGFAMILSVMAKKELIPYVILGYVLAVYFGLPMLTPTANGDGLLTSVAANSVVGVPTIGVALIATIFALIDIFRRPATAVAETKAEGDEHDDWI, from the coding sequence ATGGATATTACTATCATCCAAGCTATCTTAATTGGATTGTGGACAGCATTCTGTTTCAGTGGTATGCTACTAGGTCTATACACCAATCGTTGTATTGTTTTGTCACTAGGTGTTGGAATTATTTTGGGAGATATTCAGACAGCGCTTGCAGTAGGAGCTATTTCAGAATTAGCCTATATGGGATTTGGTGTAGGAGCCGGAGGAACAGTTCCACCTAATCCAATCGGACCTGGTATTTTTGGAACTTTGATGGCTATTACAACAGTTGCTACGAAAGATAAAATTACTCCAGAAGCAGCACTTGCATTGTCAACTCCAATTGCTGTTGGTATTCAATTTTTACAAACAGCTATTTATACAGCATTTGCGGGTGCACCCGAAACAGCTAAAAAAGCTTTACGTGAAGGTAATTTTAAAAAGTTCAAAGTTGCAGCAAATGGGACAATATGGGCCTTTGCAGCAGTAGGTTTTGCACTAGGTTTAATTGGAGCACTTTCAATGCAGACTTTAACTAATTTGTTTGCACTAATTCCGCCTGTATTACTTAATGGTTTGACATTAGCTGGTAAAATGCTTCCTGCAATCGGGTTTGCAATGATTCTATCTGTAATGGCTAAAAAGGAACTTATTCCTTACGTCATTCTCGGATATGTCTTAGCAGTATACTTTGGTTTACCAATGTTAACCCCTACAGCAAATGGCGATGGCTTATTGACATCAGTTGCTGCAAATAGCGTTGTTGGTGTTCCGACAATTGGGGTAGCATTAATTGCAACAATATTTGCTTTGATTGATATCTTCAGAAGACCAGCAACAGCAGTTGCAGAAACAAAAGCCGAAGGAGACGAACACGATGACTGGATCTAA
- a CDS encoding PTS sugar transporter subunit IIB, giving the protein MTTGPNIVMTRVDERLIHGQGQLWVKFLSCNTVIVANDAVAEDNIQQTLMKTVVPSSIALRFFPIQKVIDVIHKANPAQTIFIIVKNLEDAHRLIAGGVPIKDINIGNIHNAEGKKQVTRSIFLDEKDRDHIRQMHEKYSVSFNTKTTPTGNDGAVEVNILDYI; this is encoded by the coding sequence ATGACAACTGGACCAAATATTGTGATGACTCGTGTGGATGAACGTCTTATTCATGGACAAGGTCAACTGTGGGTCAAGTTTTTAAGCTGTAATACTGTTATCGTTGCCAATGATGCTGTAGCAGAGGATAACATACAACAAACCTTAATGAAAACAGTAGTTCCTAGCTCAATTGCTTTACGTTTTTTCCCAATTCAAAAAGTCATTGATGTCATTCATAAAGCTAATCCAGCACAAACGATTTTTATTATTGTGAAAAACTTAGAAGATGCTCATCGTTTGATTGCAGGTGGGGTTCCAATTAAAGACATTAATATTGGGAATATTCATAATGCGGAAGGCAAAAAACAGGTTACTCGATCCATTTTTCTTGATGAAAAGGATAGAGACCATATTCGTCAGATGCATGAGAAATATAGCGTTTCTTTCAATACTAAGACAACCCCAACAGGGAATGACGGTGCTGTCGAAGTCAATATTTTAGATTACATTTAA
- a CDS encoding glycoside hydrolase family 88 protein — MVGKIRKVALETIENPNRFQERPLLTKDEVKSAIDKALKQIYINMDYFGEKYPTPATFNNQYNVMDNTEWTNAFWTGCLWLAYEYNGDPSLKELAHQNVLSFLDRINHKIELDHHDLGFLYTPSCMAEYRINGDKDALEAALKAADKLIERYQEKGGFIQAWGELGHKDHYRLIIDCLLNIQLLFFAFEQTGNKKYKEIAENHFYASANTVIRKDASAYHTYYFDPETGQPLKGITRQGYSDDSAWARGQAWGIYGIPLSYRKMKDNDQIDLFKGMTNYFLNRLPEDNVSYWDLIFNDGSGQSRDSSATAVAVCGIHEMLKYLPEVDSDKVTYKYAMHTMLRSLIDNYANEDYQEGRPLLLHGVYSWHSGKGVDEGNIWGDYYYLEALIRFYKDWELYW; from the coding sequence ATGGTAGGAAAAATTAGAAAAGTAGCTCTTGAGACGATTGAGAATCCAAATCGTTTCCAAGAAAGACCGTTATTAACAAAAGATGAAGTTAAGTCTGCAATTGATAAGGCCTTAAAACAGATATATATCAATATGGATTATTTTGGTGAAAAGTATCCAACACCAGCAACCTTTAATAATCAGTATAATGTGATGGATAATACTGAGTGGACAAATGCCTTTTGGACAGGTTGTCTTTGGTTAGCATATGAATACAATGGTGATCCATCTCTAAAAGAATTAGCGCATCAGAATGTTTTATCTTTTTTAGACCGTATCAATCATAAAATTGAATTAGATCATCATGATTTAGGTTTCTTATATACTCCTTCGTGTATGGCTGAATATCGTATCAATGGAGACAAAGATGCTCTTGAGGCTGCATTGAAGGCAGCTGACAAATTGATTGAACGTTATCAGGAAAAAGGTGGTTTTATACAAGCTTGGGGAGAACTTGGCCATAAAGACCATTACCGACTTATTATTGATTGCCTTTTAAATATTCAATTATTATTTTTTGCTTTTGAACAAACTGGAAACAAGAAATATAAAGAGATTGCAGAGAATCATTTTTATGCTTCAGCAAACACGGTTATTCGTAAAGATGCTTCAGCATATCATACCTATTATTTTGATCCTGAAACTGGTCAGCCCCTAAAAGGGATAACGCGTCAAGGTTATAGTGATGATTCAGCTTGGGCACGTGGTCAAGCCTGGGGGATTTATGGTATCCCGCTCAGCTATCGCAAGATGAAAGATAATGACCAAATTGATTTGTTCAAAGGAATGACTAATTATTTCTTAAATCGTTTACCTGAAGATAATGTCTCTTATTGGGATTTAATCTTTAATGATGGTTCAGGACAGTCGCGTGACTCATCTGCTACAGCAGTAGCTGTTTGTGGTATTCACGAGATGCTTAAGTATTTACCAGAGGTAGATTCGGATAAGGTAACATATAAGTATGCCATGCATACTATGTTGCGAAGTTTAATTGATAACTATGCCAATGAAGACTATCAGGAAGGTCGCCCACTTTTATTACATGGGGTATATTCTTGGCATTCTGGCAAAGGTGTCGATGAAGGCAACATTTGGGGTGATTACTATTATCTTGAAGCATTGATACGTTTTTACAAAGACTGGGAATTGTATTGGTGA
- a CDS encoding PTS sugar transporter subunit IIA codes for MIKIIIVAHGHFPNGILSSLELIAGKQENIAVIDFLAGMSADNVRSSLEASLQGVEQALILTDLLGGTPFNIASTVSVNHDDKKINVLSGLNLAMLMEAVFSREIVDNLEDLTEKVITSAQKGIVDFSSCIECSEDENLFEGGI; via the coding sequence ATGATAAAAATTATCATTGTAGCTCACGGTCATTTTCCAAACGGCATTTTAAGTTCATTAGAATTGATTGCGGGTAAACAAGAAAATATCGCTGTTATAGATTTTCTTGCAGGAATGTCAGCAGATAATGTCAGAAGTTCCTTAGAAGCTTCTTTACAAGGAGTGGAACAAGCTTTAATTTTAACTGATTTACTTGGCGGAACACCTTTTAACATCGCATCTACAGTTTCAGTCAATCATGATGATAAAAAGATTAACGTTTTATCTGGACTAAACTTAGCTATGTTGATGGAAGCTGTTTTTTCAAGGGAGATTGTAGATAATCTGGAAGACTTAACTGAAAAAGTTATCACTTCAGCACAAAAAGGAATTGTAGATTTCTCTTCATGTATCGAATGTTCTGAAGATGAGAATCTTTTTGAAGGAGGAATTTAA